DNA from Cyprinus carpio isolate SPL01 chromosome B3, ASM1834038v1, whole genome shotgun sequence:
AGCGCCGCCGTGATGCTAAGAGTGGCAAGAATACCAACATCATGCACACCACAGACCAACCTGAGAGCACACCGGCAGTAGAGAAGGCCTTATCTAGCACCAAGCAGCCAGAGAGGACAGCATACTGTCCTTACTGCTCTAACACGCAACACTTCCTAGATAAGTGTGCAAACTTTGCACAGCTTACAGTGGAACAGATAACAGCGTGGATTAAGACCAACAAGAGGTGCTGGCGATGCGGTTGCACACACCAGGCTGCACAGTGCTGCTTGAAAATAACATGTCACAAGTGTAAGGGGAGACACCTGCAAGCTTTTCATGAAGTGCATATAAAACCTGCAGCTGAGGATACATCCTGTCTCATCAGCACAACAAATGAAGTTCTGTACATGGACAGGCGGGCTGGATGCAGCCAGGTCCTACTGAAAGTGAATAAAGTGCTGCTGCGTAATGGTGAACACACCTTGGAGACATATGCAATCCTTGACGATGGATCGGAGCGGACCATTCTCCTCCCTGCAGCAGCGCAGAGCCTTAAGCTTACTGGTGATCCAGAAAATCTGATCCTCAGAACTGTTCGGCAAGATATCAGGGTTCTGCACGGCACTGCAGTGTCGTTCTCTATCTCCCCAGTAGACCATCCAAAGAAGTCCTTCAAGATATACAGAGCATTCACTGCTGATCAACTGGGTCTGGCTGAGCACACTTACTCAATGAAGGCACTTCAGAGGAAGCACAAACATTTAAGAGGCCTCCCTCTCCAGACGATTAACAGAGTGCAACCCCTGCTGTTAATCGGGTCAGATTACACCCACTTAATCACTCCAGTGGAGACTGTACATCATTTGGGACCCCACGGGGGACCAGCCGCAGTGAAGACAAAGTTGGGCTGGACACTTCAGGGGCCAAGTACAGCAATCAGCAAGGCAACATCACAACAGTGTCTGCATGTCTCCACCCTTTCACCCCACTAACGAGCTTCTACAGAGTGTAGAGAGATTGTGGCAGCTGGATGTTCTGCCCTACAGGAGTGAAAAGCTTGTCACACGCTCCAGGCATGATCAGGAAGCAGTCCGCCTGCTGGAGGCGAAGACCACACGAGTAGAGATTGATGGAATTCAGCGCTACGCTACTCCCCTCCTCAGATCGAAGAACATGCCACTGCTTCAGGCACCTAAGGAGGCTGTGCTAGCTAATCTCCGCAGTACAGAGAGGTGTCTGCTGCGAGACCCTCACAGAGCAGCCGTATACTGTGCAGAGATTGGAAAGCTGGAAAATGTGGGCTATGCAGTTAAAGTGTCAGAAGAGGAGCTGAGCAAAGCAGCCGACTCCTGGTTCATCCCACATCACATGGTGAGCCATAACGGAAAGAACAGGATTGTGTTTAACAGCTCCTTCATGTATAAGGGAAAAAAACTCAATGAACTGCTGTTGCCTGGGCCCACCTTAAGTTCCAGTCTACTGGGTGTACTGCTGCACTTCAGAGAGCATGCAATTGCTATCAGCAGTGATATCAAGGGCATGTTACATCAGGTGAGGCTGCACCCAGAAGACAAGCCCTTGCTGCGCTTCCTGTGGCGAGACCTGAATACAGAGGAACCACCCAGCATCTACACATGGCAAGTCCTTCCATTTGGCACCACATGTAGCCTGCAGAAACATGTGGTTGACCACAGTCAGCCTGGTGAAGATGTTTGAGTGTCGATAGAACGATCCTTTTATGTGGATAACTGTGTGCAAAGCCTCCCATCTGTTGAAGAAGCCCATCACCTGGTCGATAAACTGACCTCACTGTTGGCTACAGGTGGATTTGAGTTACAACAGTGGGCCAGTAACACCCCTGAGGACATCAGCCATCTGCCCAAAGAAGCAAGATCTGAGAGCATTGAGTTGTGGCTCAACGAGTCAGGCACTGACCCACAGGAGCTCGCCCTGGGACTCCGCTGGCTCTGCAGTTCAGACACATTAAGGTATAAATATTGTATGCTGGACCAACCTACACCCACCATGCGAAACATATACAGAGTCTTGGCATGCCTGTTCGGCCCCCTGGGATTTATAGTCCCCTTCACTACGCGGGCCAAGGTCCTGGTGCAGCACTTGTGGGACAAACAGAGAGACTGGGATGACCCTTCACTGCCTGAAGATGTGCTGCAGCCATGGCTGATGTGGGAGGAAGAATTGCAGCATCTCTCCCAGATTCTACTGCCTCGCTGCTATGTGAGCCCTGAGATGAACACTTCAAACCTCCAGAGAGACTTACACATCTTCGCTGATGCGTCAGAGAAGGCATATGGCTCAGTGGCCTATCTGCGGACGGAGAGCTCACATGGCCGTGTGGAAGTGTCATTCATGACTGCTAGATCCAGAGTGGCCCCAAAGAAGCAGCAATCAGTACCAAGACTAGAACTGTGTGCTGCCCTGACAGCTGCACAGCTAGCTGCACTACTTCAAAGAGAGCTGACTGTGAATATCCACAATGTTATATTCTGGACCGATTCCACAACAGTACTCACATGGCTTCAGTCCGACTCCTGTCGGTACAAGGTATTCGTGGGAACACGGATAGCTGAAATCCAGGAGCTGACTGATGTCCGGGCCTGGAGATATGTGGATTCGGTCAACAACCCAGCTGATGATATAACGCGAGGAAAAACACTGCTAGAACTGGCTGGTAAGAACAGATGGAGTCAGGGCCCTGTCTTCTTGCCTACACAGCCAGCCACAGAGGTGACAGAGAATCCTGCTGAGCTGTGAAAACCCACTATCTGCTGTCTCACTACAAGCATACAGACTTCTATGCTACCAAATGCTGATCAGTTTTCCTCGTTCAGAGCACTGATAGAGGCGGTTGCACAATCTAGCCCTGGGTCATCAGTGAGCCCAGTCAGTCTTTCTGCTGATGACTACCGAGAAGCAGAGAGAGAAGTATTGAGACGAGCCCAGCAGGACAGCTTTGCTGAAGAGCTCAGTCTTTTGAGTACCGGTAAGCCAGTAGCTGCCACCAGTAGGCTGATCTCCCTAGCACCAGAGTACGACAAGACTGTGAGACTCATCAGGCTTGGAGGAAAGCTCCGCCGCAGCGACCAGTTAGAACCAGGTTCTATTCACCCAGTGGTCCTGGACCATCGGCATAAAGTGACCCAGCTCATCATTCAGGATATGGACAAGAGCCTCCACCATCCAGGATCAGAGCACCTTTTTGCAGAGCTGCTGCGAAAATACTGGATTCTGCATGGTCGTGAAGCTGTTAAGCGCCATCAGAACTCCTGTCCGGACTGCCAGAGATGGAGAGCCTCTCCAGTAGTGCCCAAGATGGCAGACCTCCCACAGATGGCAGACCTCCCGTAGACTACAGCTGCTGAAGCCCCCGTTTTTTCTACAGGCATGGACTGCTTCGGGCCTTTCACAGTGAAGGTTGGCCGTCGCCATGAGAAGAGATGGGGCATACTATTTAAATGCCTGACGACGCGCGCAGTGCATGTGGATGTTCTGTCCAGTATGGACTCGGATTCCTTTTTAATGGCTCTCTGCCGCTTCATTGCACGAAGGGGTAAGCCAGCAGAGCTCCGGTCCGACCAGGGCACAAATTTTAAGGGAGGTGAAAGAGAACTCCAGGAGGCCTTCAGGTCACTACACCCCACACTCCAGACTTATCTGGCTAAACGGCAGATTAACTTTCAGTTTAACCCCCAAAGCGCACCACACTTTGGAGGAGTCTGGGAAAGGGAGGTGAGGTCTATTAAAGCTGCGCTGTATGCCACCATCCAATCACAGACTGTCCCCGAAGAGGTCCTGCAGACGGTACTTATTGAGGTGGGGGGGATTTTAAATTCTAAACCACTGGGTTACGTGTCAACCGACGTGGCTGATGTTGACCCAGTGACCCCCAACTTGGTCCTTATGGGGCGGCTCGACCCCTCTTTACCACAGGTTGTGTATGGTGAGTCTGAGCTCCTGAGTCGCCACCGCTGGAGACATACTCAGGTGCTGGCTGACCAGTTTTGGTCCCCACTTTATACGACACTACCTCCCAACTCTTCAGAGTCACTCTAAGTGGCACAAGGACCCTGCACAGCTGCAAACTGGAACCATAGTGATGGTGGTGGACCCACAGCTGCCCAGAGCACAGTGGCCTTTAGGTCATGTCACTGAGGTTATTCCAGGAACTGATGGGAGAGTCAGGACAGCAGTAGTTAAAGTCAAGGACAAAATCTACACGAGGCCTGTCACTTGCCTTGTAGCTCTGCCTGCCATACCAGATACTGATACGGTCAGTCCTTCTTAGAGTGGCAAATATAGTGTAACATATTTGGGGGCGGCTGTGATGAAGGACGACCCTTTTCAGGCAGATGAAACTGGCTGCTTGAGAATCAGCCAATCACTGCACTCTGCGGCTCGCGGAAGCAGACAGCTTAAGTTTCAGTTTCGAAAAGTTTGGAAGAGAGCGCTGATGTTGAAAGATGGTGCAGCCTTTATTTTATAGATAATATAAGTTAGTGTTGCTGTACTTATTTACAAGTTCCTAGTATTGTGTGCGTGCAACTACCAGTGAGTATActgaagtttgtttttgtttttacatcacAATAATGTTGTGGCATGTTGCTGCTCGTTGTCCTATAATGGCGGAGCTTCGTACTGCTCGTGTGTTTAATTGTTGAGAACGCTGCTAATTAATGGAGGTGTTGCTCTGCAAGCCTTACCTGCCTCAATTGAAATAATTTATGTTGTTCTTGCACAACATGTAACGTTGTTTATTTTAAGGAGTAACTCTGCAGctcataattattatatgttcAGCAGAATTTAGCATGTTGTATATTGTTGCAGTTAATGTGCAGCAAAGTAATCTTTGAACAGAGATATAGTGTACTATTGCATTTGTAAGTATGTATTTACTTAGTAATAAGCATTTCTTATAACACTGTATTCAAGTTGTCCAtaacaaaactataatttaattttgattgtgttttagGTTTATTATATACCTGCTATGCATGTAATAATTCTTTGATATTTATATAGAGagtttacatttactgatttatGCCTGTATCTCTATTTCAGAACCACACACACTTTAAACCTTCATCTCAATAAAAACACCTAAACGGAACATCTTGTTTGCATTCTAATCGATGCCCCCTGGTGGTCACAACCTTCTAAAGACCAGTCAATTATACAGTCCTTACCAATCACCATAACAATGggtaataataaaactataatggtaatatgtatttttacatgaataataaacaactgataaaatgatCCACCCCTAAGTATTAACAAATTTAGATGCAATAAATAGGGTATGATAATCCCtccaaaaacagagaaaacatctttcacaaaaaTGTACATGTCTGTCTCTTTGAAAGTGTTTATAGTGTACATGATGAGTTGTATTTGTAGGGGTTAATATAGTACAGTTCACTCATTTTCAAAGCCTACAGTAAtgcaggcaggtgagtttttttgttgttgtttgtttgtttgtttgttttatcaggtttggagctaaactctgcagaacagcaGCGCTCCAGCACTGATGTTGCCTACCCCTGCCCCGTACAAACACTTTAAAGGGCAAACTACCAAGCAGCCATAATGAGACAGTGACCTGGATTACTAGAAATATTGCCTTGAAAGTGTGTTGTAGGTAGTCCACTGCAGTTGCAAGCAAGGCAAATGTGAGAGTGAAATATGTTCCTGTATGTCTCAAGACTGTGTTTACTGATTTATGTGGTGAACAGGCATGGCACTTCCCAGAAACAGGTTCTTCACAGGATtcctaaattgcctaaaataaccAGGTGTTGGTTGTTTGCTCTGCGCTGAATGATCATTGTACATCAAAGTCCATGTCCCCAAGAAGTGGCACATCTGATCACCTTAATGTTAGTGCCAATATGTTAGGGATGATACTGATGAGTAAAGATGAACTGTGTCATATTTTAGGCTAATTTTTGAGGTGTTATTAATCTATTGCAGAGTTGTCCATTTTGGCATTATTGAAAACTAAAGGGGGCAGTGTGACATTGAGTAATTTCAGCCTACTTGGGccaaattttactttttatttcatctttctgTGATTACATAGTGCCTAAATGTTCATGAATAAAACATCAcagttttgttcaattttttgtgtattattaattatGGTTGGCGACATTCTGTGAAGttgaagtgtttattattattattattatgattattttaattttatgcattcaaaatgaattaaaattaaaaatgaggagtgggtggattttcaTCATTGTAGGgcggttgtgttcacacactttaaacacacatttatgtccaaacaccatgttAAAGTGGAGTTTGCATAATAggttccctaaaaaaaaaaaaaaaataagattaaaaccGAGGAGTTTTGGAAGCAAGTAGGAACTATTCGATGGGATGGAGCGTAACCGTTAGGGAACCTTgattttcagtgaaatatttgaCTGCTCTCATTTTTCTCTACCAGTCCTCACTCGTGAAGACTGTTGTTGTTGATCAAATACCACGCGagtctataatttatttatcatttatttgtgcagatcggctgtttcaaagaaaataaagtcAGCTCACCTTATACTGTAGACGCATGTAATTTTCACCGTATTATTTCCCTCCGCTCGCCGCTTCACTCTCCAGTCCAGGGGGTGGCGCTAAACACATACGTTTGTTTgacaaacaccattaaacctcagaggaagaaTATTTGTTTCACCATGCTCTCCGttgtgttcttttgtttgtttgttttttgtgatgctGGCTTAATACAAACGGTtagaaatgtttctgtaaatagaGAAACACAGTTTTTTTGAATCAGGtcagtaaaaaactgtaattttctcGTTCTCACAGTCGTGACTAAGTTTTTAATCAAGCAGAAATATCTGGAGGTgtatcatctgaactgagatctgctgctgtgaagatggagtttgttaaagaagagaacacgagtgaaccagaaacctggagattaaaacacgaggaaccagaaacctgcagaataaaacacgaggaaccagaaacctggagagaataaaacacgaggaaccagaaacctgcagaataaaacacgaggaaccagaaacctggagaataaaacatgaggaaccagaaataaaacacgaggaaccagaaacccggagaataaaacacgaggaaccagaaacctggagaataaaacatgaggaaccagaaacccggataataaaacacgaggaaccagaaataaaacacgaggaaccagaaacccggagaataaaacacgaggaaccagaaacctgcagaataaaacatgaggaaccagaaacccggataatacaacacgaggaaccagaaacctggagaataaaacacgaggaaccagaaacccggataataaaacacgaggaaccagaaacctggagaataaaacacgaggaaccagaaacctgcagaataaaacatgaggaaccagaaacccggataatacaacacgaggaaccagaaacctggagaataaaacacgaggaaccagaaacccggataataaaacacgaggaacca
Protein-coding regions in this window:
- the LOC122136446 gene encoding uncharacterized protein LOC122136446; the encoded protein is MLDQPTPTMRNIYRVLACLFGPLGFIVPFTTRAKVLVQHLWDKQRDWDDPSLPEDVLQPWLMWEEELQHLSQILLPRCYVSPEMNTSNLQRDLHIFADASEKAYGSVAYLRTESSHGRVEVSFMTARSRVAPKKQQSVPRLELCAALTAAQLAALLQRELTVNIHNVIFWTDSTTVLTWLQSDSCRYKVFVGTRIAEIQELTDVRAWRYVDSVNNPADDITRGKTLLELAGKNRWSQGPVFLPTQPATEVTENPAEL